Proteins found in one Zea mays cultivar B73 chromosome 1, Zm-B73-REFERENCE-NAM-5.0, whole genome shotgun sequence genomic segment:
- the LOC103643550 gene encoding uncharacterized protein has translation MMLDHGWRCLGENIYVDSKFDQNDGRTDLCAVNVEVRLGRNDDFEFIVSPDAFRYTMHKNSDVASSSMVETFHHSNEVVLDTSNILTSCTTLPALQEGRVIGYSKMLPSEQCLGRFMELCLLKHGLDTNCNYHVAVKLTYGASWETKWLLPP, from the exons ATGATGCTTGACCATGGGTGGAGGTGTCTGGGAGAGAATATTTACGTGGACTCGAAGTTTGATCAGAATGATGGGAGGACTGATCTGTGCGCTGTGAACGTG GAAGTTCGATTAGGGAGAAATGATGATTTTGAATTTATTGTCTCACCTGATGCATTTCGGTACACTATGCATAAG AATTCTGATGTTGCTAGTTCCAGTATGGTGGAAACATTTCATCACAGCAATGAAGTAGTTTTGGATACCTCTAACATTCTAAcatcatgtacaactctgcctgcACTTCAGGAGGGCCGTGTGATTG GATATAGCAAGATGCTCCCCTCAGAACAGTGCTTGGGCAGGTTTATGGAGCTTTGTTTATTAAAG CATGGGTTAGATACAAACTGCAATTATCATGTAGCAGTCAAACTCACTTATGGAGCTTCATGGGAAACAAAATGGTTATTGCCTCCTTAG